Proteins found in one Aethina tumida isolate Nest 87 chromosome 1, icAetTumi1.1, whole genome shotgun sequence genomic segment:
- the LOC109600801 gene encoding beta-1,3-galactosyltransferase 5, with product MGLAWPVQVRFLHLAIIVLALLTLAIFLSYTNTSQLHTTATPTRSLMTLERFLRTNATAAQPEQAALKNDASPHSATPEDPIVQPVVTSNHSASGNGSQPDLTRGVPAELIYQAGHVDMSQQVCPELGKNIKLLICITSAPSHESARLAIRETWGHYAIRKDVAIAFMLGSTSDETLNTRLDAEQDLYGDIIRGKFIDTYDNLTLKTISLLEWVDNYCPKAAFVLKTDDDMFINVSRLLAFLSKHKPDQRAIYGRLAKKWKPIRNKKSKYYISPQQYKPSVFPDFTTGPAYLMPAQLSKELYTAALNHTYFKLEDVFVTGIVANGLKIKRVHAPEFLNKKVSFTPCNLQKAISFHMVKSSEQYDLWKRLHEVAKFCKT from the coding sequence ATGGGGCTGGCATGGCCTGTCCAGGTGCGGTTCCTGCACTTGGCGATCATCGTCCTGGCACTGCTGACTTTGGCCATCTTCCTCTCGTACACCAACACCAGTCAGCTTCACACAACGGCAACGCCGACCAGAAGCCTGATGACACTGGAGCGCTTCCTGCGAACGAACGCGACGGCCGCCCAACCGGAGCAGGCGGCGCTCAAGAACGACGCGTCGCCACACAGTGCCACACCGGAAGATCCGATCGTCCAACCGGTGGTGACGTCTAATCACAGTGCCAGCGGGAACGGCAGTCAGCCCGACCTGACCAGAGGGGTGCCGGCCGAGTTGATCTACCAGGCAGGACACGTGGACATGAGCCAGCAGGTCTGTCCGGAACTGGGGAAGAACATCAAGCTGTTGATATGCATCACATCCGCGCCGAGTCATGAGAGTGCCAGATTAGCTATTAGAGAAACCTGGGGCCACTACGCCATCAGGAAGGACGTGGCCATCGCCTTCATGCTGGGCTCCACGTCCGACGAAACGCTCAATACTCGATTAGATGCAGAACAGGATCTGTACGGTGATATTATTAGGGGAAAGTTTATAGACACTTATGACAATTTAACGCTAAAGACAATCTCGTTGCTCGAGTGGGTGGACAACTACTGTCCGAAAGCAGCTTTCGTACTTAAAACCGACGACGACATGTTCATCAACGTGTCGCGTCTGCTCGCCTTCCTGTCCAAACACAAGCCGGACCAGCGTGCCATCTACGGCCGACTGGCGAAAAAATGGAAGCCGATCAGGAACAAGAAGTCCAAATACTACATCTCGCCACAGCAATACAAACCGTCAGTATTCCCGGACTTCACGACCGGTCCCGCTTACCTCATGCCCGCTCAACTATCCAAAGAATTGTACACGGCCGCCCTGAACCACACCTACTTCAAGCTGGAGGACGTGTTCGTGACCGGCATCGTGGCGAACGGGCTGAAGATCAAACGCGTCCACGCGCCGGAGTTCCTCAACAAGAAGGTCTCGTTCACGCCGTGCAACCTACAGAAGGCGATCAGCTTCCACATGGTGAAGAGTAGCGAACAGTACGATCTGTGGAAGAGGCTGCACGAGGTCGCCAAATTTTGCAAGACCTGA
- the LOC109600802 gene encoding mitogen-activated protein kinase p38b: MANFHKVEVNRTVWEVPQRYQMLSAVGCGAYGQVCSALDSVTKQRVAIKKLARPFQSAVHAKRTYRELKLLKHMRHENVIGLLDVFYPQHDNTQMYLVTHLMGADLNNIIRTQKLTDDHVQFLVYQILRGLKYIHSAGIIHRDLKPSNIAVNEDCELKILDFGLARPTETEMTGYVATRWYRAPEIMLNWMHYNQTVDIWSVGCIMAELLTGRTLFPGTDHIHQLNLIMEILGTPCEEFMQKITSESARSYIRSLQPIAKKDLTRYFVGANPQAIDLLALMLEIDSDKRITAEQALAHPYLTAYADPNDEPVSSPFDQSIEDKDYSVEKWKELVLEEVNTFEYRPIQNEDN; encoded by the exons ATGGCCAATTTTCACAAGGTGGAAGTCAACAGGACCGTTTGGGAGGTCCCCCAAAGATACCAAATGCTTTCGGCCGTTGGTTGCGGAGCATACGGACAAGTTTG TTCAGCGTTGGATTCTGTGACGAAGCAGCGGGTGGCTATAAAGAAGTTGGCGCGGCCGTTCCAGTCGGCGGTCCACGCAAAACGTACCTACAGAGAATTGAAGTTGCTCAAACACATGAGACATGAAAACGTGATAGGTTTACTCGACGTATTTTACCCGCAGCACGATAACACACAG atgtatCTAGTCACACACTTGATGGGAGCGGATCTCAATAACATAATTCGAACACAAAAACTCACAGACGACCACGTACAATTCCTAGTATATCAAATACTTCGAGGGTTGAAATACATACACTCAGCAGGAATAATACATAGG GATTTAAAACCATCAAACATCGCCGTGAACGAAGACtgtgaattgaaaatattggatTTCGGTTTGGCAAGACCGACAGAGACCGAGATGACCGGTTACGTGGCCACCAGATGGTACAGGGCGCCGGAAATCATGCTCAATTGGATGCACTACAATCAAACAGTCGACATTTGGTCAGTGGGCTGCATTATGGCCGAACTTCTCACTGGACGCACCCTATTCCCAGGAACTGATC ACATTCACCAGCTGAATTTAATAATGGAGATCCTCGGCACGCCTTGCGAGGAGTTCATGCAAAAAATCACATCGGAAAGTGCACGAAGCTACATTAGATCGCTCCAGCCGATCGCTAAGAAGGATTTGACGCGGTACTTCGTCGGCGCAAATCCGCAGGCTATAGATCTGTTGGCACTGATGCTCGAAATTGATAGCGACAAACGCATAACGGCCGAACAAGCGTTGGCGCATCCGTATCTGACGGCCTATGCGGATCCGAACGACGAACCTGTGTCGTCACCCTTCGATCAAAGCATCGAGGATAAAGATTATTCCGTTGAAAAATGGAAAG aATTAGTGTTAGAAGAAGTGAATACGTTTGAATATCGTCCCATCCAGAATGAggataattaa
- the LOC126265293 gene encoding uncharacterized protein LOC126265293 translates to MTVCFRVSWTLVFIIFLGIILVENGLALKCYVCGDPDRSCNGFDPSNPKYIEDCSENDKSCFRIMDGNVTKRSCDPNKINDCQKANQVEYCYCSKDLCNGDQLLETTDDEDILEGSGSNKLSKEIVATTTVTTVTQKTSRASIKNVNGYFVVFIGITSIIEVLFM, encoded by the exons ATGACAGTGTGCTTCCGAGTTTCATGGACCTtggtttttatcattttcctGGGAATTATTTTAG TTGAGAATGGATTGGCCCTAAAGTGCTATGTCTGTGGGGACCCGGATAGAAGTTGCAATGGTTTCGACCCCTCAAATCCAAAGTACATAGAAGATTGTTCCGAGAACGACAAATCATGCTTCCGGATAATGGACG GCAACGTTACGAAAAGATCATGCGACCCGAATAAAATCAACGATTGCCAAAAGGCGAACCAAGTCGAATACTGTTATTGCTCGAAAGATCTGTGCAACGGTGACCAGCTTCTGGAAACCACCGACGACGAGGACATATTGGAAGGGAGCGGgtcaaataaattatccaaAGAGATTGTTGCAACAACCACGGTAACCACGGTTACGCAAAAAACTAGCCGAGccagtattaaaaatgttaacggttattttgttgtatttatcgGTATTACCAGTATTATAgaagtattatttatgtag
- the LOC109600795 gene encoding alpha-soluble NSF attachment protein → MSSNEQKANQLIAEAEKKVSSRGFFSSLFGSSSRVEDAVECYQRAANLYKMSKSWAPAGNAFCEAANLHIRSGARHDAATNFVDAANCYKKSDINEAVKCLLKAIEIYTDMGRFTMAAKHHQTIAEMYETDAVDLERAVQHYEQAADYFLGEESNSSANKCLLKVAQYAAQLENYEKAIQIYQDVATSALESSLLKYSAKEYLFRAALCHLCVDVLNAQHALERYVQMYPAFQDSREYKLLKTLIEHMEEQNVDGFTEAVKEYDSISRLDQWYTTILLRIKKQLNDSPDLR, encoded by the exons ATGTCTTCAAACGAACAAAAAGCCAATCAACTAATCGCCGAAGCGGAGAAAAAGGTTTCGTCCCGCGGTTTTTTCTCATCGCTGTTCGG GAGCTCCAGCCGTGTGGAAGATGCAGTGGAATGTTACCAGCGCGCCgccaatttgtataaaatgtccAAAAGCTGGGCACCAGCTGGCAATGCCTTTTGTGAAGCTGCCAACCTGCATATCCGCAGTGGTGCTCGACATGATGCTGCCACCAACTTCGTGGACGCAGCAAACTGTTACAAGAAGTCTGACATCAATG AGGCTGTAAAATGTTTGCTGAAAGCAATAGAAATTTACACGGACATGGGTCGGTTCACGATGGCGGCGAAACACCACCAGACCATCGCCGAAATGTACGAGACCGACGCAGTGGACTTGGAAAGGGCGGTGCAGCACTACGAACAGGCCGCCGACTATTTCCTGGGCGAGGAGAGCAACTCGTCGGCCAATAAATGTCTGCTGAAGGTGGCCCAATATGCGGCCCAGCTGGAGAACTACGAGAAGGCGATACAGATTTATCAGGACGTGGCCACGTCGGCCCTGGAGAGCTccctattaaaatatagtgcTAAGGAATATCTGTTCAGGGCGGCGTTGTGCCATCTGTGCGTGGACGTGCTCAACGCCCAGCACGCATTGGAACGTTACGTACAGATGTATCCGGCGTTCCAGGACTCGAGGGAGTACAAGCTGCTGAAGACGCTGATTGAGCACATGGAGGAGCAGAACGTGGACGGATTCACTGAGGCTGTGAAGGAATACGATTCCATTTCGCGGTTAGATCAGTGGTACACGACTATTTTGTTACGCATCAAGAAACAACTCAACGATAGTCCCGACTTGCGCTGA